Proteins from one Halovivax limisalsi genomic window:
- a CDS encoding PRC-barrel domain containing protein: MSANYTDDDEGKRVVTSDGDEIGMVKEVRGGSLHVDPDPGMTDSIKATLGWGDADEGTYELDDSQIESVTDDEIRLSRM, from the coding sequence ATGTCCGCAAACTACACCGACGACGATGAGGGAAAGCGCGTCGTCACGAGCGACGGCGACGAGATCGGCATGGTCAAAGAGGTTCGCGGCGGGTCGCTCCACGTCGATCCGGACCCCGGCATGACCGACTCGATCAAGGCGACACTCGGCTGGGGTGACGCCGACGAAGGGACGTACGAACTCGACGACAGTCAGATCGAGTCGGTCACCGACGACGAGATCCGACTGAGTCGGATGTAA
- a CDS encoding creatininase family protein: MHLPEQTWPEVAGYEESIALVPLGSTEQHGPHLPEGTDHMIARGLAREAAERTGYLRTPTITVGVSDHHRQFPGTMWVDASVFRDYVESFTRNLTYHGVDRVIYVNAHGGNVQHLREVSKRLHKDGRAYAIEWMWDESIPELVDDLFETNGPHAGPKETSMVAYLEGLVREDELEAAYEGGMAPVDRETFTRNGARVFHDAIENSANGAFGDPRDASAEKGERLFEAAVDQLVDLAEWVAARPQEDLLPAERV, from the coding sequence ATGCACCTGCCGGAGCAGACCTGGCCCGAGGTGGCCGGGTACGAGGAGTCGATCGCGCTGGTTCCGCTCGGGTCGACGGAACAGCACGGGCCGCACCTCCCCGAGGGGACCGACCACATGATCGCGCGGGGACTCGCCCGCGAGGCGGCCGAGCGGACGGGCTACCTCCGTACGCCGACCATCACGGTCGGGGTGAGCGACCACCACCGGCAGTTCCCCGGCACGATGTGGGTCGACGCGTCGGTCTTCCGGGACTACGTCGAGAGCTTCACGCGGAACCTCACCTACCACGGGGTCGACCGCGTCATCTACGTCAACGCTCACGGCGGCAACGTCCAGCACCTTCGCGAGGTCTCGAAGCGCCTGCACAAGGACGGCAGAGCCTACGCGATCGAGTGGATGTGGGACGAGTCCATCCCGGAACTCGTCGACGACCTCTTCGAGACGAACGGGCCCCACGCGGGGCCGAAGGAGACGTCGATGGTCGCCTACCTGGAGGGGCTCGTCCGCGAGGACGAACTCGAGGCGGCTTACGAGGGCGGGATGGCGCCCGTCGACCGCGAGACGTTCACGCGAAACGGCGCACGGGTCTTCCACGACGCCATCGAGAACTCGGCGAACGGCGCCTTCGGCGACCCGCGCGACGCTTCCGCCGAGAAGGGCGAGCGACTCTTCGAGGCGGCGGTCGACCAGCTCGTCGACCTCGCCGAGTGGGTGGCCGCGCGGCCGCAGGAGGATCTCCTCCCCGCCGAGCGCGTCTGA
- a CDS encoding pirin family protein yields the protein MDDSPSAQTQPRIYTAPRTEISQNQGKFRIHFDFPGRAVPDHDDHGYGPLATVVESFMDPGTLIRMHQHRNEEIISWVPDGVMRHDDRLGNDLVTDSDHLMVMGAGSGFWHAEETLDDDPPLRMLQIFVRPHSLDLEPGIQHEPIPDPVANEWRHLFGPEGTDAPLSVRNDVHCFDCRLDAGATVSLPSRPDWHTYLYVFEGAVDVGEASVGYTESALVTAGGDVPVTATEDATIVAFTINPDAPITRQGTIGR from the coding sequence ATGGACGATTCGCCGTCAGCACAGACCCAGCCTCGTATTTACACGGCACCCCGAACAGAGATCTCGCAGAATCAGGGCAAATTCCGGATCCACTTCGATTTCCCGGGGCGAGCGGTCCCGGACCACGACGACCACGGCTACGGGCCCCTCGCAACCGTCGTCGAGTCGTTCATGGATCCGGGGACCCTCATCCGGATGCACCAGCACCGCAACGAGGAGATCATCTCCTGGGTGCCCGACGGCGTGATGCGACACGACGACCGCCTGGGCAACGACCTCGTTACGGATTCCGACCACCTGATGGTGATGGGCGCCGGGAGCGGCTTCTGGCACGCCGAGGAGACGCTCGACGACGATCCGCCGCTTCGGATGCTCCAGATCTTCGTCCGGCCACACAGTCTCGACCTCGAGCCGGGCATCCAGCACGAACCGATTCCCGACCCCGTCGCGAACGAGTGGCGCCACCTGTTCGGCCCCGAGGGGACCGACGCCCCGCTGTCCGTCCGCAACGACGTCCACTGCTTCGACTGCCGACTCGACGCTGGTGCCACGGTTTCACTCCCGTCCCGGCCGGACTGGCACACCTATCTCTACGTCTTCGAGGGAGCCGTCGACGTCGGCGAGGCGTCCGTCGGGTACACCGAGAGCGCACTCGTGACCGCGGGCGGCGACGTCCCCGTCACCGCGACCGAAGACGCCACCATCGTCGCGTTTACCATCAACCCCGACGCACCAATCACGCGGCAGGGAACGATCGGCCGGTGA
- a CDS encoding bile acid:sodium symporter, translating to MHSGPGSSCVVLLASSFASITCQGVTLLKSQQANGRDSNYVTEPKGMDVPSGAAVVEVVTAVFVLSTMVSMGVRLSVSQLVDALRKRRLLANSLVVNLVAVPLLAALLVRTVSVGTGFAGGIVLLAVSPGAPFGPKLAELSDSDVAFASGLMAILCLLSVVTIPLSLLLLLPGDVSVDPLAIGRMVFGIQLIPLLLGLGLSIVVPSLADWVYPFVQRLSDVTFVGLIVLLVVVYSDSMVSLVGTGTLGLSTVAVGASLLLGYGLGGPARETREVLATTTAARNAAIALFVATTGFSDPDVLTTVLAFSFIGVVGSGLIASVWGRQPVESASCPG from the coding sequence GTGCATAGCGGACCGGGGAGTAGCTGTGTCGTACTGCTCGCGTCGTCCTTCGCTTCGATCACGTGTCAGGGAGTCACCCTCCTGAAATCGCAGCAGGCAAATGGACGAGATTCGAATTACGTTACTGAGCCCAAGGGAATGGACGTACCATCCGGAGCGGCGGTCGTGGAGGTCGTGACGGCGGTCTTCGTGCTTTCGACGATGGTCTCGATGGGGGTGAGGCTCTCCGTCAGCCAGCTCGTCGACGCGCTCCGAAAGCGACGGCTGCTCGCGAACTCCCTAGTGGTGAACCTCGTCGCGGTTCCGCTACTCGCCGCCCTCCTCGTCCGGACGGTCTCGGTGGGGACGGGGTTCGCAGGCGGTATCGTGTTGCTCGCGGTCTCACCCGGCGCACCGTTCGGTCCGAAGCTCGCGGAGCTCTCCGACAGCGACGTGGCGTTCGCGAGCGGCCTGATGGCCATTCTCTGTCTGCTCTCGGTCGTGACGATTCCCCTCTCTTTGCTGTTGTTGCTTCCCGGCGATGTTTCCGTGGATCCCCTTGCCATCGGACGGATGGTTTTCGGCATCCAACTGATCCCGCTACTGCTGGGGCTCGGGCTGTCGATCGTCGTCCCGTCGCTTGCAGACTGGGTGTACCCTTTCGTTCAGCGACTCTCTGATGTCACGTTCGTCGGGCTGATCGTGTTGCTGGTGGTCGTATACAGCGATAGCATGGTATCCCTCGTCGGGACGGGAACGCTCGGGCTATCGACCGTCGCTGTAGGCGCGTCGTTACTGCTCGGATACGGCCTCGGTGGGCCAGCACGGGAGACTCGGGAGGTGCTGGCAACGACGACCGCGGCCCGAAACGCGGCGATCGCGCTGTTCGTCGCGACGACCGGGTTCTCGGACCCGGACGTCCTCACGACGGTCCTCGCGTTCTCGTTCATCGGCGTCGTCGGCTCCGGGCTGATTGCGAGCGTGTGGGGACGACAGCCGGTCGAGTCAGCCTCGTGTCCCGGCTAA
- a CDS encoding DUF3800 domain-containing protein, with the protein MQGYGDVSGHFRGLIQGDCDVVVVGVVFGDQIQAGRCAKKTVRNIQHVEEAKWNDLNETQKRRILECFEEVRGLEFGYSLFTREKLRRLEDQYLLYQDVSFPPDWDLALTGYAYGELLLEYGALDARRVIFEFDRVASDAQSNSVATHIGTFVPEATIQVGSSHNTPGIQAADCFAGAIAEDYKKETDWLSILDSETITDCTAGALIQLENDLTSYDR; encoded by the coding sequence ATGCAAGGGTATGGAGATGTTTCGGGTCATTTTCGAGGCCTCATCCAGGGAGACTGCGATGTTGTCGTTGTCGGGGTGGTTTTCGGCGATCAGATCCAGGCAGGACGTTGTGCCAAGAAGACCGTTCGAAATATTCAACATGTCGAGGAAGCGAAGTGGAACGATCTGAACGAAACCCAAAAGCGACGGATTCTCGAGTGCTTTGAGGAGGTTCGCGGGCTGGAATTCGGGTATTCGCTCTTCACCAGAGAAAAATTACGCAGACTGGAGGACCAATATCTGCTCTATCAGGACGTGTCTTTTCCGCCGGACTGGGACTTGGCTCTCACTGGATACGCGTACGGGGAGCTCCTCCTGGAGTATGGGGCACTGGATGCCCGTCGAGTCATTTTCGAATTCGATCGCGTTGCGTCCGATGCACAGTCGAATTCAGTTGCAACACACATCGGGACATTCGTTCCTGAAGCAACTATACAGGTCGGAAGTTCGCATAACACGCCAGGAATTCAGGCCGCTGACTGCTTTGCCGGAGCCATCGCAGAGGACTATAAAAAAGAAACAGACTGGCTGTCGATTCTCGATTCGGAAACGATTACAGACTGCACGGCTGGCGCGCTTATTCAGTTGGAGAATGATCTCACATCTTACGACCGATAG
- a CDS encoding cupin domain-containing protein, with the protein MKHVRIDDVENDVQPAAVVRRLTEALETTDVAINHYELEPGDSFAFGYHRHEIQEEVFFVRSGTATFETETGDVTVGAGEIVRFAPGEFQRGWNRGDERVVALALGAPLAYGESELRRDCPTCGGQTRNELDRQDDEDAPEGAAVVAYCLECDTETGRWVTGSMPGDVP; encoded by the coding sequence GTGAAGCACGTACGCATCGACGACGTCGAAAACGACGTACAGCCGGCGGCGGTCGTGCGCCGGCTGACCGAAGCGCTCGAAACGACCGACGTCGCCATCAACCACTACGAACTCGAGCCGGGCGACAGCTTCGCGTTCGGCTACCACCGCCACGAGATCCAGGAGGAGGTGTTCTTCGTCCGGTCCGGCACGGCGACGTTCGAAACGGAGACCGGCGACGTCACGGTCGGTGCGGGCGAGATCGTCCGCTTCGCGCCCGGCGAGTTCCAGCGAGGCTGGAATCGCGGCGACGAACGCGTCGTCGCGCTCGCGCTGGGCGCGCCGCTGGCGTACGGCGAATCCGAACTCCGCCGGGATTGCCCGACCTGCGGCGGGCAAACGCGCAACGAGCTCGACCGACAGGACGACGAAGACGCACCCGAGGGTGCCGCCGTGGTTGCGTACTGCCTCGAGTGTGACACCGAAACGGGCCGGTGGGTCACCGGCTCGATGCCGGGCGACGTCCCGTGA
- a CDS encoding NAD(P)/FAD-dependent oxidoreductase, with product MSDPMESHEYEVVVVGGGPAGLTAALYTTRLGHRTALVDRGGGRAAMMRNVHNVLGVPEETSGGEYLGVGRDQLEAYGCELHRDLVTSCTCEGDGDGPIRLAGDAAEYAGDVVVLATGFADVRPEPPLPRTGRGLHYCLHCDAYMFVDESVYVMGHGESAAHVAGIMLNFTDEVDLLTRGEALEWSDETAAVLEAHPIDVIETEIAGVRNGEDGWLEALEFEDGTVREYEGGFAMYGAEYNNGLARELGCELNDDGTIAVDDHGRTSVEAVYAVGDCTPGHNQVPVALGQGAKAGIDVHFRLRDFPRDLEAIDELGPVRSTDVPGIPDALLEQAVDFHTYGRER from the coding sequence ATGAGCGACCCGATGGAGAGCCACGAGTACGAGGTCGTCGTGGTGGGCGGCGGGCCGGCCGGGCTGACCGCGGCGCTGTACACCACGCGACTCGGCCATCGAACGGCGCTCGTCGATCGCGGCGGCGGCCGGGCGGCGATGATGCGAAACGTCCACAACGTCCTCGGCGTTCCCGAGGAGACCAGCGGCGGCGAGTACCTCGGCGTCGGTCGCGACCAGCTCGAGGCCTACGGCTGCGAGCTCCACCGCGATCTGGTCACCTCGTGTACCTGCGAGGGCGACGGAGACGGCCCGATCCGGCTGGCCGGGGACGCGGCCGAGTACGCGGGCGACGTCGTCGTCCTCGCCACGGGGTTCGCCGACGTTCGACCTGAACCGCCGCTGCCGCGGACCGGCCGCGGCCTCCACTACTGTTTGCACTGCGACGCGTACATGTTCGTGGACGAGTCGGTCTACGTGATGGGTCACGGCGAAAGCGCGGCCCACGTCGCGGGGATCATGCTGAACTTCACCGACGAGGTCGATCTGTTGACCCGGGGCGAGGCGCTCGAGTGGAGCGACGAGACGGCCGCCGTGCTCGAGGCGCATCCGATCGACGTGATCGAGACGGAGATCGCGGGGGTTCGAAACGGCGAGGACGGTTGGCTCGAGGCCCTCGAGTTCGAAGACGGCACCGTGCGGGAGTACGAAGGTGGCTTCGCCATGTACGGCGCCGAGTACAACAACGGGCTCGCCCGGGAGCTGGGCTGTGAGCTCAACGACGACGGCACGATCGCGGTCGACGATCACGGGCGGACCTCGGTCGAGGCCGTCTACGCCGTGGGCGACTGCACGCCCGGTCACAACCAGGTCCCGGTCGCGCTCGGACAGGGCGCGAAAGCCGGGATCGACGTCCACTTCCGGTTGCGCGACTTCCCGCGAGATCTCGAGGCGATCGACGAACTGGGGCCGGTTCGGTCGACCGACGTCCCCGGGATCCCCGACGCACTCCTCGAACAGGCCGTCGACTTCCACACGTACGGGCGCGAACGATGA